The DNA sequence CGGCAAAGGAACTTGAGCGAATCCACATTGTCCCGGCTCAGGCTCTGAGAGAGATTGTTCAACAGCGCGGCAAAGCGCATCGCCGCAAGCCGGCCCTCCTGCTCCATCACATCCAGCTCCGTCACCTCCCGCCAGGGACAAGAATCCACTCGAGACCGCGGACTCTCCCCAAAGCCCCGGCCTTCCCCGGGAGGTAACAACAAAATGGCGCCGGGCCGACCTCTTCCGGGGGCTCCGACTCCCAACAGCGCGCTACCAGCGGCCGGGAGGACAcactgcaccccctccagcgGCCGGGAAGACAcactgcaccccctccagcgGCCTGGAGGACGcactgcaccccctccagcgGCCGGGAAGACAcactgcaccccctccagcgGCCCGGAGGACGCACTGCATCCCCTCCAGCGGCCCGGAGGACGcactgcaccccctccagcgGCCGGGAAGACAcactgcaccccctccagcaGCCCGGAGGACGcactgcaccccctccagcaGCCCGGAGGACGcactgca is a window from the Chiloscyllium plagiosum isolate BGI_BamShark_2017 unplaced genomic scaffold, ASM401019v2 scaf_6808, whole genome shotgun sequence genome containing:
- the fadd gene encoding protein FADD → GVQCVFPAAGGGAVRPPGCWRGCSASSGLLEGVQCVFPAAGGGAVRPPGRWRGCSASSGPLEGVQCVFPAAGGGAVRPPGRWRGCSVSSRPLEGVQCVLPAAGSALLGVGAPGRGRPGAILLLPPGEGRGFGESPRSRVDSCPWREVTELDVMEQEGRLAAMRFAALLNNLSQSLSRDNVDSLKFLCREMIGKRRLEAIASGLQLFQQLEELNLLGPDNTDTLSGLLSAIQRHDLQQQLDAFQQRGQEPQADSGNSSNGHGEVRGQRSAAGHAQHP